In a single window of the Streptomyces sp. NBC_00353 genome:
- the gatA gene encoding Asp-tRNA(Asn)/Glu-tRNA(Gln) amidotransferase subunit GatA: MTDNSSIIKLTAAEIAAKIVSGELTAVEVTEAHLARIDAVDEKVHAFLHIDREGALAQARAVDAKKAAGEKLGPLAGVPLALKDIFTTKTMPTTVGSKILEGWVPPYDATLTKKLKAADVVILGKTNMDEFAMGSSTENSAYGPTGNPWDLTRIPGGSGGGSSAALASFEAPLAIGTDTGGSIRQPAAVTGTVGVKPTYGAVSRYGMVAFSSSLDQGGPCARTVLDAALLHEVIAGHDPLDSTSIDAPVPPVVEAARNGSVDGMRIGVVKQFSGEGYQAGVVQRFNESVELLKSLGATVVELDCPSFDLGLSAYYLIAPSECSSNLARFDAMRYGLRVGDDGTRSAEDVTALTREAGFGDEVKRRIILGTYALSSGYYDAYYGSAQKVRTLITRDFEKAFEQVDVIVSPTTPTTAFPIGERADDPMAMYLADLCTIPTNLAGNSAMSLPCGLAPEDGLPVGLQIIAPAMKDDRLYKVGAAVEAAFVEKWGHPLLEEAPSL; the protein is encoded by the coding sequence CCCGGATCGACGCGGTCGACGAGAAGGTCCACGCCTTCCTGCACATCGACCGTGAGGGCGCGCTCGCGCAGGCCCGTGCCGTCGACGCGAAGAAGGCCGCGGGCGAGAAGCTCGGCCCGCTGGCCGGTGTCCCGCTCGCGCTGAAGGACATCTTCACCACGAAGACCATGCCGACCACCGTCGGCTCGAAGATCCTCGAGGGCTGGGTTCCGCCGTACGACGCGACCCTGACCAAGAAGCTGAAGGCCGCCGACGTCGTCATCCTCGGCAAGACCAACATGGACGAGTTCGCCATGGGGTCCTCCACCGAGAACAGCGCCTACGGCCCGACCGGTAACCCGTGGGACCTCACCCGGATCCCGGGCGGCTCCGGAGGTGGCTCCTCGGCCGCCCTCGCGTCGTTCGAGGCGCCGCTCGCCATCGGCACGGACACCGGCGGTTCCATCCGCCAGCCCGCCGCCGTCACCGGCACCGTCGGCGTCAAGCCCACCTACGGTGCGGTCTCCCGCTACGGAATGGTCGCCTTCTCGTCCTCCCTCGACCAGGGCGGCCCGTGCGCCCGTACGGTCCTGGACGCGGCGCTGCTCCACGAGGTGATCGCCGGACACGACCCGCTGGACTCGACGTCCATCGACGCCCCGGTCCCGCCGGTCGTCGAGGCCGCCCGCAACGGCAGCGTCGACGGCATGCGCATCGGCGTCGTCAAGCAGTTCTCCGGCGAGGGCTACCAGGCCGGTGTCGTCCAGCGTTTCAACGAGTCGGTCGAGCTTCTGAAGTCGCTCGGTGCCACCGTCGTCGAGCTGGACTGCCCGTCCTTCGACCTGGGTCTGTCGGCGTACTACCTGATCGCGCCGTCCGAGTGCTCCTCGAACCTGGCCCGCTTCGACGCCATGCGGTACGGCCTCCGGGTCGGCGACGACGGCACGAGGTCCGCCGAGGATGTCACCGCGCTCACCCGCGAGGCCGGCTTCGGCGACGAGGTCAAGCGCCGCATCATCCTCGGTACGTACGCACTCAGCTCCGGCTACTACGACGCGTACTACGGCTCGGCGCAGAAGGTCCGCACGCTCATCACGCGGGACTTCGAGAAGGCCTTCGAGCAGGTCGACGTGATCGTCTCCCCGACGACGCCGACCACCGCCTTCCCGATCGGCGAGCGCGCCGACGACCCGATGGCGATGTACCTGGCCGACCTGTGCACCATTCCGACCAACCTGGCAGGCAACTCCGCGATGTCGCTGCCCTGCGGTCTGGCACCGGAGGACGGTCTGCCGGTCGGTCTGCAGATCATCGCCCCCGCCATGAAGGACGACCGGCTGTACAAGGTCGGGGCCGCCGTCGAGGCCGCCTTCGTGGAAAAGTGGGGGCACCCGCTGCTGGAGGAGGCTCCGTCACTGTGA